GCGCTATGACCTGCGCCTTGAGTTCCGGGAAGCGGTTTTTGGGGGAGAAAAGGAAATCCGCATTGAGCACTTGGAAACCTGTACCACCTGTGACGGCTCGGGGGCGAAGCCAGGAACCCGTCCCGTTACCTGTTCTACCTGTGGTGGGGCTGGCCAAGTCCGGCGGGCTACCCGCACCCCCTTTGGCAGTTTTACTCAAGTTTCTGTGTGTCCCACCTGCAACGGCGCGGGTCAGGTCATTGAAGATAAGTGCGACGATTGCGGGGGGCGCGGCCAAAAACAAAAAACGAAGAAGCTCAAGATCACGATTCCGGGCGGGGTAGACAGTGGTACCCGCCTGCGCGTCTCCAATGAAGGGGATGCGGGCCGGCGGGGTGGCCCCCCAGGGGATTTGTACGTGTACCTGTCTGTTAACGAAGATCCGGAGTTCAAACGGGAGGGAATTGATATCCTTTCGGAAGTCAAGCTGAGTTACCTGCAAGCGATTCTGGGATGTCCGTTAGAAGTTAAAACTGTTGACGGTGTTGAAGAAATTATGATTCCACCGGGGACGCAACCGGGCCATGAGTTGGTTCTAGAGGGGAAAGGGGTACCTAAGCTGGGCAATCCTGTAGCCCGTGGCGATCACCGAATTACGGTGCGGGTTGAAATCCCGACGCGCGTGGGGCATGAGGAGCGGGAGTTACTGGAGAAGTTAGCGAAGATCCGGGGTGAGCGGGTTGGCGGGAAAGGTGGTGCGGGTTTCCTGGGAGGACTCTTCCACAAATGACTGCGTCTGCAAGCCCTGACACGACAACTCCCCTTCCGCCTGATGCCCAACTGGACCTACGGGGAACTCCCTGTCCGATCAACTTTGTGAAAACCAAGCTGCGGTTGGAACAATTGCCCCCCGGATCGCTGCTTGAGGTCTGGTTAGATGGGGGGGAACCGATCGAACAAGTACCGGATAGTCTGACGATGGCCGGTTACTTGATCGAGCAGATCCAAGCAGATGCTGCCGGTTTCTTCCGAGTATGGGTCCGCTGTCCACAGGCGTTGGCCACTGGCAACTAGGGTATGGAGACGGGGGATGCTGCTAATGGACCCATGCTCTGCACGGCTACATCTGGTTATCTGGGTTCGGTGCTTGCAGTCCAGGCCAACTATTACTGGGTGCAACTGGATGGGGGGGCTGACTTCCCTTTAGCCGGGTCTGGAGTTACATTACCCTCCCCGCTAGCGTTATCGGCTTCCCCTGATTCCCCAGTTGCCCCGCTGCCATTGCTGCTGTGTACCCGTCGGGCCAAGTTGAAAAAGTTAGGCCAACGGGTAAGTGTGGGGGATCGGGTTCTCGTTGAGGAGCCAGACTGGGTGGGGAGGCGCGGGGCGATCGCGGCAGTACTCCCCCGGCGAAATTTCCTGGAACGCCCGCCGATCGCCAATGTGGATCAGGTGATTCTCGTTTTTGCCCTTAAGGAGCCGGATCTCGATAGCCAGCAACTCACCCGCTTCCTGGTACAGATTGAGCATAGCGGCCTAGTGCTACGTCTGGTGTTCAGTAAAAGTGACCTGGTGAGTCTAGCAGAACGACAAGCTTGGTGCGATCGCCTGCGTCAGTGGGGATATATGGCCCATTGCCTCAGTGCACAAACCGGTGAGGGTATAGCGGCATTGCTGGCCGAGTTGCAGGGGTATACCAGTGTTCTGGCGGGGCCTTCCGGGGTAGGCAAGTCAAGTTTGATTAATAGGCTGATCCCGACGGCAGATTTGCGGGTGGGGGCCGTGTCGGGTAAGTTAGCACGGGGACGCCATACCACCCGCCATGTGGAGTTATTGCCCTTGCCCCAGGGCGGTTTCCTTGCCGATACCCCCGGTTTTAACCAGCCAGACCTGACCTGTTTCCCCAATGAATTAGCGGCCTGTTTCCCAGAAATTCGCCAGCGGCTGCAAACGGGGGCCTGTCAATTTACCGACTGCTTGCACAACGAAGAACCCAATTGTGTTGTCCGGGGAGATTGGGAACGGTACGAGCACTACCGGGTCCTCCTGGCGGAAGCGATCGCCTACGAGGCTCAGTTTAACCAACAAGCGACACCTGACCCCCAGTTGAAACGCCGGATGGGGCAGTCAGGTCAGGCCTACTATGAACCTCGCTTAGCCCGCAAAAAATATCGGCGTCCCTCGCGCCGTACCGAGCAGCAGGCCATCGAAACCCTCTATCAAGATCTGGATTAATCTGGATTAAGGATTATCGTCATTGCCATTTAGGCTGAAACAGCCCCCTCACCCCCAGCCCCTCTCCCGGAGCGGGAGAGGGGAGCCAAAAACTGTATCGTTCTTATTGGGATTGACCATAATCTGGATTAATTAGGAACGCCGCCGGGCTTGGGGGCGGCCAAAGACCACCCGCCTAGCGATGCAGCGTCAACAACCGCCAAGGGGTGCTCACGCCGCCATTGAATGAGCATCTAGTGAGTGAGTTGCCGCCAGCAACGCTGGATATCTTCAATAGTAAAGAGCGCTTGGAAATGCAGGCCCGCCTCTTGATACAGGGCCGCCCCCCCCTGTTGGCGATCGACGATCGCGATAATCTGCGTCACGTGGTACCCCGCTGCCCGGAGCCGCTCAACCGCCTTGAGGGCTGACTGTCCGGTAGTCACCACATCCTCTAGGACCACAACTGGACTATTGGGTGGCAACGTCGGCCCTTCCAGATAGGCTTGGGTACCGTGGCCCTTGGCTTCCTTACGCACAATCAGGGCGGTCAGGGTCCGATCGTGGTAGGCCGCCACCACACTTGTCGCCGTGACCAGAGGATCAGCCCCCAACGTCAGACCCGCCACTGCCACCGTATCCTCTGGCAACTGGGGCAAAATTAAGCGGGCGATCGCCACTGCCCCTGCCGGGTGAAGCGTCACCTGCTTACCGTTGATGTAGTAGGGACTGCTTTGACCAGAACTGAGTTGGAAGTGACCTTCCTGATACGCAACCTCACCAATAAATTGCAAGAGGCGATCGCGCAAATCGGGGAGAGCCAAACAGGTCGCAGCCTGAATTGAGAAAGGGAGGTTAACATTCATGGATAGTATTCAAAAACCTTGAAATCCAAAGTCAAATCAAAACCTTGGGCAATGCGCTGATCCCAGCAACGGTTTCCCGTCAAAGTTGACACCGATCGCCGCCGAGTGGTCTGTCAAACTTAATTTAGGTAGGCTGGGTCAAATACCGTGAACCCAGCAAAGCCAGCATGTTGGGTCTTGCAGAGCTACGATACCAACCTACAGCCCATAACTTTAGGTATAACAGGCTACGGGAGATGCCCAGGGACGCCTGAAAATTCGCGCACCCCCATCTTACTGCTGACAGGGGGTTGCTCTACCTAAAGCCTGCACTCCCCGACTCACCCTGGGTCTGAACCGCCTCACCTACAGCCAGAATCGGAACGACTGTACCCCCATGTCCCGACCGGCGAAATTGAGTTAAGATTGGGCAAAATTCTGAGGGTTAACCCTATGGATGTGAGGAAGAGAAATCGTATTTTGGGCCTATTGACTCTGGTAGGGATTGCCCTAGCTGCCCCAGCCGTACGGGCTGAAGAACAGCTAGAGTTTTACCGTATTCGCTATATCACTATTCCCGATGCGATCAATACGGAATTTCTCCGTGACTCCAAAGACATCTTTGGCAATGCCACCCTGCTCGAACAAACAGTACAACTCTTTTGGGATTATCCTGAAAACCAGATTCTACGAGATTCCCACCGGGTCGCCCGACTCCATCAAGAGATCCTGCTCCAGCAAACGTCTAGCGATCCGCTGATTCGCACCTTGGATGCTGATAATCCGTTCAGTACCTCCATTCGCTTGTCACCGGAGTTAGGTGGTGCCCGGATTTTAGGGAGTGAACTGGTCTTTGAGCGGATCCCACCGCGCTAAGGCTGGCGTCGAGTAACCTGGCTGAGTCGGGACGATCGCGATCAGCAGCGTAAACGTAATAAACGTCTCAGAAACTCAGTCACTGGCGTTGAATCGGATATCGTATAGGGATGAGAGGGGTAGGTTGCAACCTGCCCCTTAACTAGGGGGGGTGCTAACGTAAGTATAGTCATTGCAATTTAGGCTGAAACAGCACCCTCACCTCCAGCCTCTCTCCCGCTCTGGGGGAGGGGAGTCAAAAATTGTATCGTTCTTATTTGGATTGACCATAGTATCGGTTTTGGCTTGTCATGACTCAAGTCATGACGACTACCCATTAGCCCCCTAGCCTGGGGCTAGCAGCTAAAGGGAAGAGAGAAGTCCAGGGTGCAGGAGTTGAACCTGCCTGAGGCGAATTATGAGTTCGCTGCCTAGACCGCTCGGCCAACCCTGGTTATCCGTGCTAATTAGGGAACTGATCAGTGGGTTTTCCTGATCGGGGTTTCCCCAATTTTTCCCTATGGTTTTTCCCTATTGTAATGTTACTCAAAGGCACTGGTTGATTCCGAGACTGGCAAAATTGAGCGATTTGCCTTAAAACGTAGCAAGTAGATGGTGCCAACAAGGCTTGGTTTGGCTGTATGCGACTGAACTCTACGCTTGCCCTTAGTTTGCTGTTACTGTCGTTGATGTTGGGTGCTGGCTTTGTCAGTGCAGCAGCAGGGTTCGCCCTAGGGCGACAAGCGCTCAAAGGCGTGAGACAACCCGAAGCGCGTCCGACTAAAAAGCCCCTAGGCCACCGGCCCGGCATTAATGATAGCGAGACACCCATCTTACTGAAAGAGTCTGAGATCCTGGCAACGGTTCTCAAGCGGATGCAGCAGGGAACAGCAGCGGGTGAGTCGTTTACGAAACCCAAGGCTGAGGAATCTGTTGCTGTCCAGCCTAGCCCCCAAAGCAGCCCAAGTCCTAGCCCTAGCCCAACCCCGACTGTCGCCAGTTTCCCGTTCGTCAGTGAGGATAAGGACGTGAGGTTGGAGATCTTGGGGGCGCGTCGCCAGGGAGGTTCCCTCTTGCTGGATGTGAGCTTGCAAAATGAGAGTGCTCAACCCATTCGGTTCCTCTATAGTTTCCTCGATGTTTCCGATAACAATGGACGACCCCTCAGCGCGATCGCGGAAGGGCTACCGGGGGAACTCCCCCCCCGCAGCGATGCCTTCAAGGGAACTGTCCGGATTCCCACCGCCTTACTGGAAGATGCCCAGAGTATCTCGCTGATGCTGACTAACTATCCTGATCAGGCGCTCAGTCTCAAAGTAGAGGGCATCCCGCTGAATCCCTAAGAGCCGTTCTATCCTGCTCATACCTGACTAAACCTGCCTACCCCCACGGCTAAGCCCTACAGTGGGAAAGCAGTGATATCTAGTGAGTGCGGAGGTGGGTTATGGCCTACTGGTTGATGAAATCGGAACCAACGGTATACAGCATTGCCGACCTAGAGCGGGAGGGCACCACCCTCTGGGATGGCGTGCGCAATTACCAGGCACGCAACTATCTGCGGCAAATGCAACCGGGTGATTTGGCTTTTTTTTACCACTCCAATGCCAATCCCGCTGGGATTGTTGGCTTGATGCGCGTGATCCAGGTAGGGCTGGACGACCCCAGCCAGTTTGATGCCAACAGCCCCTACTACGATCCCAAGGCAACCCCCACTGCCCCCCGATGGCAAACGGTGCGTGTGGAATTTGTCGAAACCTTCGCAACCCCGCTTAGCCTGGAAACCCTCAAGCAGGATTTCAGTCCAGAAGATCTCCCGGTGGTCCGACGGGGTAACCGCTTATCCGTATTGCCCGTCTCAGAAAGGGTGGCAGCAAAGTTGTTAGCGGGGCGATCGCAACCTTTAGAGAAGGCCAGGAGTAGACCATCCTGAAGCCATCCTAATAGGCGTGGGTCAAGCGGTAGCCCCTTGGTCACTTACTGGGGTAAGGAGCGGAAAACCCCAGCAACAGAGGCTTGCTTTTCTCGATTCATCCGCTAGAATCTAGCAGAACCTCGACGAAATCAGAACTGGCTTCCTTTGGAAAAACTCTAGATTTAGAATTAGCTCAAATCCACAGGTAAGCTGTTATGCTGTTGCTTCAAATCCGCTGTGATACGGTTAGCCGCACGATCGGTTAACTTGGGTGATGCGGTTGGAGACATCGGATTGACTTGCGGTTCTGATTGATATGAATCTCACAACCTCACGCCCAATTCTCGTTGTGCGTTAGCCCTTCGCTTTGATGACAACTGTGCCCCTTCCTCGACAGCCCTCCTCGCCCTTTGAGCGGCCTGAAGATGGTCCTCTGAGGGAAGAATCGCCAGTGGCGGTTCTTAAGGAGCTTGTAGCCCGCCTGCAGCGTGAGCAGAACAGGATTCAGGATTTGCTCAGTTCCCTGGGCTATGCCCTGCGCAGTTTTCGGAACTTGAATCAGTTTTTAGAACTGATTCCGCTGATGGCCACTCGCGTTACCGATGCCGATGGGGGTGTCTTGGTGTTGTTCCAGCATAATGGTCCCAATGGCCAGATGCGTTTGGAACGTTGGTATTGCCATGATACCGCCGAGTGTCAACGTATTCGGAGGTCCCTGGAAGCCGCTGCCCAGCAACTCAGTGTTCCCTTTTCAACCTCGGCTCCTCTAGCTCCAGCCATCAATCGCCTCGAACACCAGATGAACGGCTGGCTGGGGGTGGATACCCAGTTATTTGGCGCGGAAATCATGGTTAAAAATCGCGAACTGGGGCGGCTGTATGTCTTTAGCCTCGATCGCGAGTATAACTGGACCTCAACTCGCCAAAAGTTGGTGCGTCTGGTGGCGGATCAAACTGCGGTGGCGATCGAAAACGACGAACTCACAGTTGAATTGCGCAAAAAGGAGCGCATGGCGCGGGAGTTGGAAATTGGGGCCGAGATTCAACTCCAACTCCTCCCCAGTCACTGCCCTACGATTGAAGGCGTGCAACTGGCGGCCCGCTGCGAAACTGCGAATCAGGTGGGCGGTGATTATTATGACTTTGTGCCCGCTAATTACGATCAACTGCCCTTAAAAAAAGAGGGGAATGAGCGGGGGAAATGGAGTATTGCGATCGGTGACGTGATGGGCAAAGGCGTCGCCGCAGGACTGATCATGACCATGTTACGGGGAATGCTGCGGGCGGAAGTGCTCAACGGTCACAGCCCCGATCGCATTTTGCAGCACTTAAACCACATTATGTACACGGATCTGGAGAACTCGAAGCGCTTCCTTACCCTGTTCTACTCCGAATATGACCCCCTTACCCGCCGGCTACTCTACAGCAATGCGGCCCATCACCCGCCGCTGTTGTGGCGGGCAGCCACTGATGAGATTGTGCGTCTAGATACGGTAGGGATGATGGTGGGGTTAGATGTTAACACTCCGTACGAAACGGGCGAGACCCAGCTTGAACCGGGGGATGTGGTCATTTTCTATACGGATGGGTTTACTGACGCGGCCAACCAGCAGGGCGAACGATTTGATGAAGAAAATTTACTGATCGCCTTCCGGGATGCCTGCCATCGCTACCAAAATCCGCAGGCCATTTTGGAGCTGTTGTTCAGTCGCGTGAAGCAATTTATTGGCCCCAATAGTCGCAATGCCGATGATATGACCCTGGTGGTGATGAAGGTTAATGAGGAAGCGGCGATCGCCCCTGAGAGGGTGGCCTCGACCAGTCAGCAGTAAGGTCACCCAGGACTTCAGAGACTGTGTTAAATTGCTTGGTCAGACGTTCCCAGAAGGAGAGAGCAGCAATGGCAGTTGAACTTTGGACAATCGCTCTGGATACTGTACACCACGCCGTGAGCTATGGGACCGAGTGGTTACAGGTACAGATGGCAGGGCTGCCTCATCTCTCCAGCGACGGGATCACCCTGGCGCAACAGTTTAATCAAGACGTCTTTGCCGATATTCGTAAAGGGTTTAACCACTTTGTCCAGACTGGACAGGTGTGGGCATTGCTCATTGGTTTTGTCCTGGGGTACTTATTCAAAAGCGCCACCTCTTACTAACCCCCTGTAGCATCTCCCCCTTCCCCATCGTGCCCGCTGGGTATCCTTTGTGTCTAGTCGTTCAAGGGGGGGTAAAGCCGCCTAAAAGCTCAAAGCACTCGGCCCTGGCAGTCACGTCCCTAGTCATTTATTGACCCTTCATTTATTGACCCTTCAGAGGACTCCGTTATCGTGTCGCACGCCTCTCCTCCGACATCTCCCCAAACCTGGAGCCAACGGTTTGAAACGGCCCTTCATCCAGTTATTGCGACCTTTAATGCCAGTATTGGTTTTGACATCGCCCTGATTGAGTACGATCTGACCGGCTCGATCGCCCATGCCCAAATGCTGGGTCATACTGGGATTATTTCCCCTGCAGAAGCAGAGCAACTGGTGCAGGGATTAGAGCAGATCCGCCAAGAGTATCGCCAGGGCCAATTTCAACCGGGGATTGAAGCCGAAGATGTTCATTTTGCCGTAGAGCGACGACTGACCGAGTTAGTCGGCAATGTGGGCAAAAAGCTGCACACTGCCCGATCGCGCAATGACCAGGTGGGCACCGACACCCGCCTCTACCTGCGGGATCAGGTGCGGCAAATCCAAACCCAGTTACTGGAATTTCAGAAAACCCTGCTGGATCTCGCCGCCCAGCAGGTGGAAACCTTGATTCCTGGCTATACCCATTTGCAACGGGCACAACCCCTGAGCCTAGCCCACCATCTGATGGCTTATGTGGAGATGGTACAACGGGATTGGGAACGGCTGGAAGATGGCTATAAACGGTTAAATACCTCGCCTTTGGGGTGCGGGGCCTTGGCCGGAACCTCTTTCCCGATTGATCGGGTCTACAGTGCTAACTTGCTGGGCTTCGATCGCATTTATACCAATAGCTTAGATGGGGTTAGCGATCGGGATTTTGCCGTGGAATTCCTCTGTGCTGCAAGTTTAATCATGGTCCACCTCAGCCGCCTTTCAGAAGAAGTAATTCTGTGGGCATCAGAGGAATTCGGCTTTGTCACCCTGCGGGACAGTTGCGCTACTGGATCGAGCATTATGCCCCAGAAGAAAAACCCAGACGTGCCGGAGTTGGTGCGTGGTAAAACCGGGCGAGTCTTCGGCCATCTCCAAGCGCTGCTGGTGCTGATGAAGGGACTCCCTCTAGCCTATAACAAGGATCTTCAGGAGGATAAGGAGGCCCTGTTTGATGCGGTGAATACCGTCAAGAGTTGTCTGGCCGCTATGACGATCCTGTTCCAGGAGGGGTTGGAATTTCGTACGGAACGGTTGGCCGCAGCAGTAGAATCCGATTTCTCCAATGCCACTGATGTGGCTGACTATCTAGCTGCTAAGGGGGTCCCTTTTCGGGAAGCCTACAACCTGGTGGGAAAGGTGGTCAAAACCTCGTTGGCCCAAGGCAAGTTACTCAAAGATCTAACCCTTGATGAATGGCAGGCCCTCCACCCTGCCTTTGCCGAGGATATCTATGCCGCGATCGCGCCACGACAGGTCGTTGCCGCCCGCAACAGTCTGGGAGGGACGGGGTTTGAGCAAGTTCGGCAGGCGATCGCGACCGCCCAGGAACGCAACCACACACTGCTTGCTCAGGCGCACACGCTGCTCGCTCAGACAGGGCGGCTCTCCTGAGTTTATGGTGGGGGCGCTACGCGCCCCCACCATAAACTCAACGTTTCCGATCGTTTATTTGTAGTTGCTGATACTGTTTACCCCAAAATCCCAGAAGAGCCGACAGGGCAATAAATGTATATGAATGTATATGTACGAGGTATATGTAGCGAGATTTAGCCTTTTCTTGCGTTTAATTTCAAATGTTCAAATATCCTTGATATTACTTATGAAAGTGTAAAACCCTTGGCCAAAGCGAGTGGGCTATGATTTGACCGTAGTTTGATTGAGATGTGGCGAGGAGTGCCTGCTCAACGACGATCGAGGAATCTTTTATGATTGCGACTGCTCCTTCTGGAAATCGGCTCAATTTAGACGCCATGCGCTTTGGCCGCCCCAACATTTGTGGTTGGGAAGCGGATATCCAAGCCCTGGTGCAACATAATGATCCGATTTTTGCCCCCTACTCCAACATCAATCTGGATCAGGTGACGGCAGCGTTTGCCTGTGCGTTGCACATGCACCAACCTTCGATTCCAGCCGGAGCGCATGGTGAGGTGATTTGTAACCTGCAATACATGTTTGAACACCAAGGTGAAGGGGATAATCACAACGCGGGGGCTTTTGCCTGGTGCTATAGCCGGATGGGTGACTTCATCCCGGAACTGGTTCATAACGGTGCGAATCCGCGCATCATGCTCGACTATTCCGGCAATCTGCTTTGGGGATTGCAACAAATGGGTCGGGATGACATCCTCAATAATCTCAAGCGGATTACCTGTGACATCACCTATCATCCCTACGTGGAATGGTTAGGGACGATGTGGAGTCATGCGGTGGTTCCCTCTACCCCCATTCCCGACATTAAATTGCACATGCTGGCATGGCAACATCATTTTGCCGGCATTTTTGGACCGGATAACCTGCGTCGGGTTAAGGGGTTTTCGCCCCCCGAAATGCATTTGCCTAACCATCCTGATACCCTCTACGAATACATCAAGGCGCTGAAGGAGTGTGGCTATCGCTGGTTGATGGTTCAGGAGCATTCGATCGAGCGTCTGGATGGATCGGGGCCGCGCCATGAGGATAAATATGTGCCGAATCGTCTGGTGGCCCGCAACTCGCATGGTGAAGAGATTAGCATTACGGTGTTGGTGAAAACCCAGGGGTCGGACACCAAATTGGTGGCCCAAATGCAACCCTACCACGAGGCCAAGGGACG
This DNA window, taken from Trichothermofontia sichuanensis B231, encodes the following:
- the dnaJ gene encoding molecular chaperone DnaJ; this encodes MPRDYYEILGVSRNADKEEIKRAYRRLARKYHPDVNKEPGAEEQLKEINQAYKVLSDPEARLRYDRFGEAGVAGTGAGFQDFGDFGAGFADIFESFFSGFASGVGGQTASARRRGPTRGDDLRYDLRLEFREAVFGGEKEIRIEHLETCTTCDGSGAKPGTRPVTCSTCGGAGQVRRATRTPFGSFTQVSVCPTCNGAGQVIEDKCDDCGGRGQKQKTKKLKITIPGGVDSGTRLRVSNEGDAGRRGGPPGDLYVYLSVNEDPEFKREGIDILSEVKLSYLQAILGCPLEVKTVDGVEEIMIPPGTQPGHELVLEGKGVPKLGNPVARGDHRITVRVEIPTRVGHEERELLEKLAKIRGERVGGKGGAGFLGGLFHK
- a CDS encoding sulfurtransferase TusA family protein, whose product is MTASASPDTTTPLPPDAQLDLRGTPCPINFVKTKLRLEQLPPGSLLEVWLDGGEPIEQVPDSLTMAGYLIEQIQADAAGFFRVWVRCPQALATGN
- the rsgA gene encoding small ribosomal subunit biogenesis GTPase RsgA, with protein sequence METGDAANGPMLCTATSGYLGSVLAVQANYYWVQLDGGADFPLAGSGVTLPSPLALSASPDSPVAPLPLLLCTRRAKLKKLGQRVSVGDRVLVEEPDWVGRRGAIAAVLPRRNFLERPPIANVDQVILVFALKEPDLDSQQLTRFLVQIEHSGLVLRLVFSKSDLVSLAERQAWCDRLRQWGYMAHCLSAQTGEGIAALLAELQGYTSVLAGPSGVGKSSLINRLIPTADLRVGAVSGKLARGRHTTRHVELLPLPQGGFLADTPGFNQPDLTCFPNELAACFPEIRQRLQTGACQFTDCLHNEEPNCVVRGDWERYEHYRVLLAEAIAYEAQFNQQATPDPQLKRRMGQSGQAYYEPRLARKKYRRPSRRTEQQAIETLYQDLD
- the pyrE gene encoding orotate phosphoribosyltransferase; this translates as MNVNLPFSIQAATCLALPDLRDRLLQFIGEVAYQEGHFQLSSGQSSPYYINGKQVTLHPAGAVAIARLILPQLPEDTVAVAGLTLGADPLVTATSVVAAYHDRTLTALIVRKEAKGHGTQAYLEGPTLPPNSPVVVLEDVVTTGQSALKAVERLRAAGYHVTQIIAIVDRQQGGAALYQEAGLHFQALFTIEDIQRCWRQLTH
- a CDS encoding EVE domain-containing protein, whose translation is MAYWLMKSEPTVYSIADLEREGTTLWDGVRNYQARNYLRQMQPGDLAFFYHSNANPAGIVGLMRVIQVGLDDPSQFDANSPYYDPKATPTAPRWQTVRVEFVETFATPLSLETLKQDFSPEDLPVVRRGNRLSVLPVSERVAAKLLAGRSQPLEKARSRPS
- a CDS encoding PP2C family protein-serine/threonine phosphatase; amino-acid sequence: MTTVPLPRQPSSPFERPEDGPLREESPVAVLKELVARLQREQNRIQDLLSSLGYALRSFRNLNQFLELIPLMATRVTDADGGVLVLFQHNGPNGQMRLERWYCHDTAECQRIRRSLEAAAQQLSVPFSTSAPLAPAINRLEHQMNGWLGVDTQLFGAEIMVKNRELGRLYVFSLDREYNWTSTRQKLVRLVADQTAVAIENDELTVELRKKERMARELEIGAEIQLQLLPSHCPTIEGVQLAARCETANQVGGDYYDFVPANYDQLPLKKEGNERGKWSIAIGDVMGKGVAAGLIMTMLRGMLRAEVLNGHSPDRILQHLNHIMYTDLENSKRFLTLFYSEYDPLTRRLLYSNAAHHPPLLWRAATDEIVRLDTVGMMVGLDVNTPYETGETQLEPGDVVIFYTDGFTDAANQQGERFDEENLLIAFRDACHRYQNPQAILELLFSRVKQFIGPNSRNADDMTLVVMKVNEEAAIAPERVASTSQQ
- the argH gene encoding argininosuccinate lyase, which encodes MSHASPPTSPQTWSQRFETALHPVIATFNASIGFDIALIEYDLTGSIAHAQMLGHTGIISPAEAEQLVQGLEQIRQEYRQGQFQPGIEAEDVHFAVERRLTELVGNVGKKLHTARSRNDQVGTDTRLYLRDQVRQIQTQLLEFQKTLLDLAAQQVETLIPGYTHLQRAQPLSLAHHLMAYVEMVQRDWERLEDGYKRLNTSPLGCGALAGTSFPIDRVYSANLLGFDRIYTNSLDGVSDRDFAVEFLCAASLIMVHLSRLSEEVILWASEEFGFVTLRDSCATGSSIMPQKKNPDVPELVRGKTGRVFGHLQALLVLMKGLPLAYNKDLQEDKEALFDAVNTVKSCLAAMTILFQEGLEFRTERLAAAVESDFSNATDVADYLAAKGVPFREAYNLVGKVVKTSLAQGKLLKDLTLDEWQALHPAFAEDIYAAIAPRQVVAARNSLGGTGFEQVRQAIATAQERNHTLLAQAHTLLAQTGRLS
- a CDS encoding polysaccharide deacetylase family protein — protein: MIATAPSGNRLNLDAMRFGRPNICGWEADIQALVQHNDPIFAPYSNINLDQVTAAFACALHMHQPSIPAGAHGEVICNLQYMFEHQGEGDNHNAGAFAWCYSRMGDFIPELVHNGANPRIMLDYSGNLLWGLQQMGRDDILNNLKRITCDITYHPYVEWLGTMWSHAVVPSTPIPDIKLHMLAWQHHFAGIFGPDNLRRVKGFSPPEMHLPNHPDTLYEYIKALKECGYRWLMVQEHSIERLDGSGPRHEDKYVPNRLVARNSHGEEISITVLVKTQGSDTKLVAQMQPYHEAKGRGRQLLGGREVPSCVTQIADGENGGVMMNEFPRNFHGPWYEIKDNGRGATGVVGLNGTEYIELLEAKGVKPEDYPVCQAVGQHKIWQRVDPDRATPETVAKAIEDLKATDHTFHMDGASWTNNLSWVKGYENVLGPMNQLSAMFHQKYDPLVAKDPAITQSPDYQEALLYNLLVQTSCFRYWGQGVWTDYARELYRRGEEVLKR